Genomic DNA from Shewanella woodyi ATCC 51908:
CTTAACTAAACTCGAAATCAACGCCCTCAATGCTGCAGGTTTAACCATCTTGGCCATGTAGTGATACCCTTGACTATGCACATCATCAATCAAACGTTTACTGGTGTTAGCTGTGATCAATATGCCAGGGAGATGACTTCCATACAGAGCACGTATACCGTTGAGGGCATCGACGCCATTTTGCCCGTCGTCTAGGTGGTAATCCGCCAAGACAATATCAGGAGCAACACCTTTAAGGCCAAGTTTAATACGCGCATCAGCCAGATCTTTAGCGCTAATAACCTCACACTTCCAGCGACTAAGCAAGCTTTCCAATCCGGCTAAAATAGCTTCTTCATTATCGATACAGAGTACTTTAACGCCAGCTAAAGGTTGCAACAGGCTTGGGATCTTCTTAGGTTGCGGCTCACTGATAGCTTTACCTAGTGGCACCCGAATCGAGAATACTGAGCCCCGACCTAACACAGATGAAACATCTATTTTATGATTTAAGACTCGGCTTATTCTGTCGGCAATCGCTAGGCCTAACCCTAAACCACTCACGCTGTTGCTGGTAGGATTATCGAGTCGTTTAAACTCTTTAAAGATCTCTTTAGTCTCGGCTTCATCTATACCGCAACCGGTATCAAGCACTTGGATCTCGAGCTCATCTCCTCTATGCCTACAACCAAATAGCACCTTACTCCCTCTGGCATATCGATAAGCATTGGTGAGAAAGTTCTGTAACACCCGCCTCAATAGATTGAGATCTGAATTGATACTGGTACTAGAGGAGACCATTTTGAATTTAATCTGATTATCATTAGCCATGGCTGCAAACTCGACTCCCAGTCCATCGATCAACTCAGAGACGGAAAAATCACGACGGTTAACCTCAATCATTCCAGAGTCTAGTTTGGAGATATCAAGCAGATCGGTAAGCAGCTCCCCCGCTATTTTAAGTGAGCTATTGACATGAGACAGGGTCGTTCTGCCCTCTTGATCTAAGTTAGGGTATTGAGACAAGGAAGCGGTAAACAGCCGCGCCGCATTTAACGGTTGCATCAAATCATGACCCACAGCGGCAAGAAACTTACTCTTAGACGCGTTTGCCATCTCCTCTTGAGCTTTAGCCTCAAGTAGTTGACTGTTTAGCATCGCCAACTCGTAAGTCCGCTCCTTTACTCTAGCCTCTAACGTGTCATTCATCTCTTGGAGCGCTTTAGCATGCTCCCGATACTGAGTAATGTCGGTAAAGGTCATCACAAAGCCACCACCAGGCATAGGGTTACCCTGAATTTTGATCACCTTGCCATCTTTGCGTCTGCGCTCAGAGACATGGGCAGTCCCATCACGCATGTGCTGAACCCGTGTATTGACCTTCTCTTCAATGTCGCCTTCACCACAAAAGCCTCTGCTGGCATTAAAGCGCACCACATCGCTTATCGGCATCCCCTCCTGTAAAAACGAAGCTGGATATTGATACAATTCAGCATATTTATAGTTCCAAGCCACCAGATTAAGGTCTTTATCGACCACACTCATCCCCTCATAAGCGTGTTCAATCGCCCCTCTGAGCATATCTTGACTTAAAATAATTTTGGATGACGCTTCATCGACTAAACTAAACACCTCATCGAGGGCGAGATCTCGTCCTTGCTGCACTGAATCCATGACCAATGAAGCACTAGAGCCACCGAGGACACCCGCTAACATATGCTCGGTATGGGCAATCAACTCTGGAGGCGCGGATTTATGCCAACTATCACTCTTTACCGCCTCCTCAGAAAAGCGAGAAAAACTCTCATAGGCACGCGTTGGACTGACAAATCGGCTGGCTAAGATCAATAGATCTTGCTGAGAAACGGCAGCAGCTTTACGCGTACTATTGCTTTTCAAATTTCCGGGTGAAACAAACTCACTGGCCTGTATCCGCTCAACAACACCGGCTCTAAACCAGATTGAGCCCAACATATAGCAGGCACAGTTTGCCAGCAGTGCCGTTAAAATATCGCGAACATTAGGGTTGATCGAGTCCAATAAGCCAAAATCATTATTAAAGACACCTGATACATCGCTGGCACCTTTTAGCAAGATATAACACCAAAGCCCAAAACCAACGATAAGGCCCATTAAGACCCCCGAACGATTACCATGCTTCCAATACATACCACCAATCAGAGCTGGTGCTAACTGGGCAAAGGCGCCAAAGGAGAGCATACCAAGACCCGACAGAGAGTCGCTGTCGATAAATGACAGGTAACTAAAGTAACCTAATCCTAAAATGATAATGATAGAGAGTCGTCGTGCATTAAGTAGAAACTGAGAGAATTGACTGAAATTTTTCTGCCTGATTTTGCCAGTTCTCAGCATCATAGGAACCAACCACTCATTACTGACCATGACACTAATGGTTACCACCGCCACAATCACCATCCCCGTCGCAGCAGACAAGGTCCCAAGCAGAGCGATCACCGCAACTATAGGCTGATCGAGTGCCAAAGGCATATTGATGACATAGGTATCGGCTGCAACGCTATCGCCTAAAATCAGCTTACCAGCCAAAGCTAAAGGGGCGACAAACAATCCAAAAAGCAGCAGATAAAGAGGAAATAACCAACGCGCTTTAAGCAAGGTCTTTTCGTTACTACACTCCACCATCATGACGTGAAACTGTCGTGGCATACATAAAAACGCCGCCATCCCAACTAAAAGTTGTGGCATCAAGGCGCTAATACTTAACTCAGGGGCGCTGATAAGATTTTTTTGCTCAGCTTGTTGCCAGATATCACCAAAACCATCGAAATAACCAAAACTTATTACTATGCCTACAATCAAAAAGGCTGCGAGTTTAACAAGGGACTCAAACGCGATCGCCAGCATCATCCCTGGGTTATGCTCCGTAGCATCAAGCTTGCGAGTACCAAACAAGATGGCAAACATAGCCAAAATGGCTGTGATAATAAGCGAGACCTTAGCTCCATCGAAAGGTGAGTCTTCAGGCTGGAATAAATTAAGACTAAATACCATCGCTTTAAGCTGCAAAGCGATATAGGGCATGATACCAAACAGTGCAATAAGAGTGACGATAGCAGCAAGAAGCTGTGACTTGCCATATCGCGCAGCGATAAAATCCGCAACGGAGGTGATGTTATGGGCCTTAGAGACCAGCACCATCTTACGTAGTAACCCAAAACCAAAGGTAAAAATAAGAATAGGTCCGACAAAAATAGGCAGGAATGACCAAAGATCTTGAGCCGATTGCCCCACTGTCCCTAAAAAGCTCCATGATGAGCAGTAAACAGCCAAACTGAGGCCGTACACCCACACTTGAATTCGCTTAGTAAATTGACTGAACCAGCGTTCAGCCCCCCAAGCTAAGAGAAACAGCAAAAAGACATAAAGGACGGCAATCACGCCTACGAAAATGGTTAAGTTCATAAAGCTCTCATTTTTTCCTCTATTGTGCGTTAATTATCTGATTAAATCTAGTTCACTAACACCTCTCAACGCCCTAAAAACAAAGGAGATTATTACACTAGACCAAGGTCTAATAGTGCTATAAGGTTATATGACTCCATACTTGAGCCACGCATTATTAGATTAAGGGAAGCCCAATGAGCACGCAGTCTCTCTACAAAGTTTCAAGCGAAATCGCTGAAAACGCACATGTAAATGAAGAACAGTATAAAAAGATGTACCAAGAGTCGATTGTGAATCCTGAAGGTTTCTGGAGAGAGCACGGTCAACGTATTGATTGGATTAAGCCATATACCAAGATTAAAAAGACCTCGTTCGACGATCATAATCTGTCGATTAACTGGTTTTATGACGGCACGTTAAACGCGTCAGCCAACTGCTTAGATCGCCACCTTGAAAAAAGTGCTGATAAAGTCGCTATCATCTGGGAAGGCGATGATGCAAAAGATCAACGAACGATTACTTATGGTGAGCTTCACAAAGATGTTTGTAAGTTTGCCAACGCACTACGTAGCCAAGGCGTAAGACGTGGTGATGTTGTTACAGTTTATATGCCTATGGTTCCTGAAGCGGCCGTGGTGATGCTTGCCTGTGCTCGCATCGGTGCTGTCCACTCAGTGGTATTTGGTGGTTTCTCACCTGACTCTATCGCCTCACGCGTGATTGATGGAAAATCAAAAGTCGTTATTACAGCCGATGAAGGTGTGCGTGCTGGCCGTATCATTCCTCTAAAAGCCAATATCGATGAAGCCTTATCTCATCCTGATGTTGATTGCGTCGAAAAAGTTATCGTTTATGAGCGCACTGGCGGCGATGTAAACTGGGTAGAAGGTCGCGACATCAAGTGGAATGCGTTAATGGATACCGCCTCTGAGCACTGTGAAGCTGAGGAGATGGGCGCGGAAGATCCGCTTTTCCTACT
This window encodes:
- a CDS encoding hybrid sensor histidine kinase/response regulator encodes the protein MNLTIFVGVIAVLYVFLLFLLAWGAERWFSQFTKRIQVWVYGLSLAVYCSSWSFLGTVGQSAQDLWSFLPIFVGPILIFTFGFGLLRKMVLVSKAHNITSVADFIAARYGKSQLLAAIVTLIALFGIMPYIALQLKAMVFSLNLFQPEDSPFDGAKVSLIITAILAMFAILFGTRKLDATEHNPGMMLAIAFESLVKLAAFLIVGIVISFGYFDGFGDIWQQAEQKNLISAPELSISALMPQLLVGMAAFLCMPRQFHVMMVECSNEKTLLKARWLFPLYLLLFGLFVAPLALAGKLILGDSVAADTYVINMPLALDQPIVAVIALLGTLSAATGMVIVAVVTISVMVSNEWLVPMMLRTGKIRQKNFSQFSQFLLNARRLSIIIILGLGYFSYLSFIDSDSLSGLGMLSFGAFAQLAPALIGGMYWKHGNRSGVLMGLIVGFGLWCYILLKGASDVSGVFNNDFGLLDSINPNVRDILTALLANCACYMLGSIWFRAGVVERIQASEFVSPGNLKSNSTRKAAAVSQQDLLILASRFVSPTRAYESFSRFSEEAVKSDSWHKSAPPELIAHTEHMLAGVLGGSSASLVMDSVQQGRDLALDEVFSLVDEASSKIILSQDMLRGAIEHAYEGMSVVDKDLNLVAWNYKYAELYQYPASFLQEGMPISDVVRFNASRGFCGEGDIEEKVNTRVQHMRDGTAHVSERRRKDGKVIKIQGNPMPGGGFVMTFTDITQYREHAKALQEMNDTLEARVKERTYELAMLNSQLLEAKAQEEMANASKSKFLAAVGHDLMQPLNAARLFTASLSQYPNLDQEGRTTLSHVNSSLKIAGELLTDLLDISKLDSGMIEVNRRDFSVSELIDGLGVEFAAMANDNQIKFKMVSSSTSINSDLNLLRRVLQNFLTNAYRYARGSKVLFGCRHRGDELEIQVLDTGCGIDEAETKEIFKEFKRLDNPTSNSVSGLGLGLAIADRISRVLNHKIDVSSVLGRGSVFSIRVPLGKAISEPQPKKIPSLLQPLAGVKVLCIDNEEAILAGLESLLSRWKCEVISAKDLADARIKLGLKGVAPDIVLADYHLDDGQNGVDALNGIRALYGSHLPGILITANTSKRLIDDVHSQGYHYMAKMVKPAALRALISSLVK